The DNA region ACCATCGTGCTGGCGAGTTGAATCGTCCCAAGGAGGCGATAATGGAACGAGCAGTATTTGACCAGAAGTATCGCAAGCGTCTTGAAAAACTGTCCACAACCAATGTCTCTGACGCCCTTGACAAGGCTGGTATCCGGGGAGCGGTGATCGGGATTCGGCCCGTTTTCGGCATGCCGAAGGTGGTCGGTTTGGCTGTGACCATCAAGATTATGGCGGCGGGAATGACAAGGTCAAAGCATCACCTGGGAATTGAGGCCATCGCTTCGGCTCAGAAGGGAGATGTGATTGCCATCGACAATCGTGGGGATATCCAGAACAATTGCTGGGGAGAGATTCTGAGCTGTGCGGCCAAAATGAAAGGGGTCTCGGGTGTCGTCGTAGACGGGGCTGCCAGGGATGTGGACGAGTGTGAGGACATGGGATTTCCCGTGTTTGCCCGTGGGGTTGTCCCCATCACTGCCAGGGGACGCATCATGCAGGAGGACTTCAATTGCATGATTCGTCTCGGTGATGTTCAGGTCAGACCTGGTGATGTCGTGGTTGGGGACATCAACGGCGTGGTCGTGATACCGCCAGAGAAGATCGAGGAAGTGTTGGTCGAGGCCGAAAAAATCATGGAGAAGGAGGCAAACATGAAAAAGGATATCCTGGCCGGTCGCGACATTATGGAGGTGGACAAGAAGTACAGTTATGAACAGATGTTGCAGAAAGAATAGCGCAGTAAGGAGGGCATGCAATGGCGTCCAAAACACTTGACCCTACCTTTGTAAAGAAGTTTGAATCTCTGTCCACCCCCACCATATCTGACGCTCTTGATAGGCTT from Candidatus Neomarinimicrobiota bacterium includes:
- a CDS encoding RraA family protein, producing HRAGELNRPKEAIMERAVFDQKYRKRLEKLSTTNVSDALDKAGIRGAVIGIRPVFGMPKVVGLAVTIKIMAAGMTRSKHHLGIEAIASAQKGDVIAIDNRGDIQNNCWGEILSCAAKMKGVSGVVVDGAARDVDECEDMGFPVFARGVVPITARGRIMQEDFNCMIRLGDVQVRPGDVVVGDINGVVVIPPEKIEEVLVEAEKIMEKEANMKKDILAGRDIMEVDKKYSYEQMLQKE